A window of [Limnothrix rosea] IAM M-220 contains these coding sequences:
- a CDS encoding ABC transporter ATP-binding protein, whose protein sequence is MAIASKARPKENNDWQLAGKLIPYAKRNIVTLIISVTLLVPLAIAGAVQPLIVGQAISLLREENVWSFLQDLSIEAALNRLIAILFATILIRLAFASVQGFLVQKVGQEITAGVRQDLFDHVTSLSSRFFDRMPVGKLVTRLTNDVEALGDVFASGAIGILSDIIYLLVIIGTIFALQWQLASLLILMLVPVAFLIVYFQAQYRKANYQAREELSQMNAMLQENVAGINVVQLFRREKLNAEMFRSVNDRYRDAVNTTIFHDSAVSATLEWIALVAIAGVLWLGGWFIYQDTLSFGVLAAFILYSQRLFNPLRQFADKFTMFQSGFTAIERINELMSQPIEIKDRDQDSLNAANLGEKASGEIIFDNVSFGYKPGEYVLKNLNFKIKSGEKIALVGPTGAGKSSIIRLLCRLYEPTEGRILVDGVDIRDIPQQELRRHVGVILQESFLFTGDVQRNITLGEDYPFEEVQRAAQVTNVDALIEELPRGYNTALRERGTNLSGGQKQLLAFARVAIRDPKILVLDEATASLDVGTEALIQSALEQLLEDRTAIIIAHRLSTIRDVDKIIVLKQGEIIETGNHDELLELNGLYAGLHRLHMLGE, encoded by the coding sequence ATGGCGATCGCATCAAAGGCACGACCGAAAGAGAATAACGACTGGCAACTAGCGGGAAAACTCATTCCCTACGCGAAACGCAATATTGTCACCCTCATCATTTCCGTCACATTACTGGTTCCCTTGGCGATCGCCGGAGCGGTGCAACCCCTCATCGTCGGGCAGGCCATTTCGTTACTGCGGGAAGAAAACGTTTGGTCTTTTTTACAGGATTTGTCCATTGAAGCAGCCCTAAATCGACTGATTGCCATTCTCTTTGCCACCATCCTCATTCGGTTAGCCTTTGCCTCGGTACAAGGATTTTTAGTGCAGAAAGTCGGCCAAGAAATCACCGCCGGAGTGCGCCAAGATCTTTTTGATCACGTCACGTCCCTTTCCTCACGGTTCTTTGACCGGATGCCTGTCGGTAAGCTAGTCACCCGTCTAACCAATGATGTGGAAGCCCTCGGCGATGTGTTTGCCAGTGGGGCGATCGGCATTCTCAGCGACATTATTTATTTATTGGTGATTATCGGCACAATTTTTGCGTTGCAGTGGCAGCTTGCCAGCCTGTTGATCTTAATGTTGGTTCCCGTCGCATTTTTGATTGTGTACTTTCAGGCGCAATATCGTAAAGCCAACTACCAAGCCCGCGAAGAGCTGTCTCAAATGAATGCCATGCTCCAAGAAAATGTTGCTGGGATTAATGTGGTGCAACTTTTCCGCCGTGAAAAATTAAATGCTGAGATGTTCCGCTCGGTGAATGACCGTTATCGTGATGCCGTCAATACCACCATTTTCCATGACTCGGCTGTCTCAGCCACTCTGGAATGGATCGCACTCGTGGCGATCGCCGGCGTGTTATGGCTAGGCGGCTGGTTTATTTACCAAGACACCCTGAGCTTTGGTGTTCTCGCAGCATTTATTCTCTATTCCCAAAGGCTTTTTAATCCATTACGTCAGTTTGCCGACAAATTCACCATGTTTCAGTCGGGCTTTACGGCGATCGAGCGCATTAACGAATTAATGTCCCAGCCCATTGAAATTAAAGACCGCGATCAAGATTCCCTAAACGCGGCAAACCTCGGAGAAAAGGCCTCTGGCGAAATTATTTTTGATAACGTTTCCTTTGGCTACAAACCCGGCGAGTACGTCCTCAAAAACCTCAACTTTAAAATAAAATCTGGTGAAAAAATTGCCCTCGTTGGCCCCACTGGCGCAGGCAAAAGCTCCATTATCCGCCTACTCTGCCGTCTCTACGAACCTACCGAAGGGCGAATCTTAGTTGATGGCGTTGATATTCGCGACATTCCCCAGCAGGAATTGCGGCGTCATGTGGGCGTTATTTTGCAGGAAAGCTTTTTATTTACAGGCGATGTTCAACGTAACATTACCCTAGGCGAAGATTACCCCTTTGAAGAAGTCCAGCGAGCCGCCCAGGTTACCAATGTCGATGCCCTAATTGAAGAATTACCGAGGGGCTACAACACAGCACTGCGGGAGCGCGGCACAAACCTTTCCGGTGGACAAAAACAACTTTTAGCCTTTGCGCGGGTTGCCATCCGTGATCCAAAAATTTTGGTATTAGACGAAGCGACCGCTAGCCTTGATGTCGGTACAGAAGCTTTAATTCAATCCGCTCTAGAACAACTCCTCGAAGACCGTACCGCAATTATTATTGCCCACCGCCTCTCCACGATCCGAGATGTCGATAAAATTATTGTGCTCAAACAGGGCGAAATCATCGAAACAGGTAATCACGATGAACTGCTAGAACTAAATGGTTTGTACGCAGGCTTACATCGCCTCCATATGCTGGGTGAATAA
- a CDS encoding phosphonate ABC transporter ATP-binding protein — MNLVFSGQKISLNLGDSTVLDDLNFEISAGEKVGLIGSSGAGKSTLLSLLNGQWQPTTGELKIWDKSFAKLKGKRRRKIQRQIGTIYQQLHLVDSLAVVHNVNAGNLGRWSFPKAAFSLIFPLEQKLVQKALEQVGIPEKMFAKTSELSGGQKQRVALARVLIQDPEIILADEPISSLDPQLSRDMMDLLVELCDRRGKTLVISLHSLEFAKSHCDRLIG; from the coding sequence ATGAATCTTGTTTTTTCCGGTCAGAAAATTAGTTTAAATTTGGGTGATTCGACCGTATTGGACGATCTGAATTTTGAGATTTCAGCGGGTGAAAAAGTCGGCTTAATTGGGTCTAGTGGTGCGGGAAAAAGTACATTATTGAGTTTGCTCAATGGTCAATGGCAACCGACAACGGGCGAACTAAAAATTTGGGATAAATCTTTCGCGAAACTCAAGGGAAAACGGCGGCGTAAAATTCAACGACAAATCGGCACTATTTATCAGCAACTGCATTTAGTCGATAGTTTAGCGGTGGTTCATAACGTCAATGCGGGAAACTTAGGACGATGGTCATTTCCCAAAGCTGCTTTTTCACTAATTTTTCCCCTCGAACAAAAACTTGTGCAAAAAGCATTAGAGCAAGTCGGCATTCCAGAAAAGATGTTTGCGAAAACTAGTGAGCTGTCCGGCGGTCAAAAACAACGGGTAGCCTTAGCAAGAGTCTTAATTCAAGATCCTGAAATTATTTTGGCGGATGAACCGATTTCTAGTCTTGATCCGCAACTGAGCCGCGACATGATGGATCTGCTGGTAGAGTTGTGCGATCGCCGGGGAAAGACATTGGTTATTAGTTTGCATTCACTAGAGTTTGCGAAAAGTCACTGCGATCGCCTCATCGGTTAA